From a single Nicotiana tomentosiformis chromosome 2, ASM39032v3, whole genome shotgun sequence genomic region:
- the LOC104087278 gene encoding protein TRIGALACTOSYLDIACYLGLYCEROL 2, chloroplastic, with protein sequence MMAGNSLVHVSTNSTVFPIIPSRRNVLGDRLLCVRTPMRPKNQTFSVKAMSANTGHSQEQEQQPASSSEQKGPLSMILDVPRNIWRRTMRPLSDFGFGRRSIWEGGVGLFIVSGTVLLALSLVWLRGFQLRSRFRKYLAVLQFEQACGICTGTPVRIRGVNIGNVIRVNPSLRNVEAVVEVEDDKIIIPRNSLVEVNQSGLIMETMIDITPRDPIPVPSVGPLHPDCAKEGLIICDRQKIKGYQGVSLDALVGIFTRLGREAEEIGLSNAYALAERVLSVVEEARPLLTKIQAMAEDVQPLLADVRDSGLLKEVESLTRSLTLASEDIRRVHSTVMTPENTELVRKSIYTLVFTLKNIESISSDIMGFTGDEATRRNLKVLIKTLSRLL encoded by the exons atgatGGCTGGAAATTCTTTAGTCCATGTATCAACAAATTCTACTGTGTTTCCTATCATACCCAGTAGAAGAAATGTGTTGGGGGATCGTTTGTTGTGTGTAAGAACACCAATGAGGCCTAAAAATCAAACCTTTAGTGTAAAGGCAATGTCTGCGAATACGGGTCATAGCCAAGAACAAGAGCAACAACCTGCATCATCTTCCGAGCAAAAAGGTCCGCTTTCTATGATTTTAGATGTTCCAAGGAATATTTGGAGGCGAACAATGCGGCCATTGAGTGATTTTGGGTTTGGAAGGAGGAGTATCTGGGAAGGTGGGGTCGGGTTGTTTATTGTTTCGGGTACAGTGTTGTTGGCACTCAGCTTGGTTTGGTTGAGAGGGTTTCAGTTGCGGTCTAGGTTCAGGAAGTATTTGGCTGTGCTTCAGTTTGAGCAGGCTTGTGGCATTTGCACTGGCACGCCTGTTAGAATCAGAGGAGTGAATATTGGTAATGTGATTCGAGTCAATCCCTCCTTGAGAAATGTTGAAGCTGTTGTTGAG GTTGAAGATGACAAGATAATAATTCCTCGAAACTCATTAGTTGAGGTGAACCAATCTGGTCTTATCATGGAAACGATGATTGATATTACACCTCGAGATCCAATCCCAGTACCTTCTGTAGGGCCCCTGCATCCGGATTGTGCTAAAGAGGGTCTGATAATTTGCGATAGGCAAAAGATAAAAGGATATCAAGGGGTTAGTTTAGATGCATTGGTTGGAATATTCACTCGTCTTGGCCGTGAGGCAGAAGAAATTGGTTTGTCCAATGCCTATGCGCTGGCCGAGAGAGTTCTATCTGTTGTTGAGGAGGCTCGGCCATTGCTTACAAAG ATTCAAGCCATGGCTGAGGATGTCCAACCTTTACTAGCTGATGTTCGTGATAGTGGCTTACTGAAGGAAGTTGAGAGTTTGACGAGAAGTTTGACACTAGCTTCTGAGGATATAAG GAGAGTACACTCCACGGTCATGACTCCTGAGAACACTGAATTGGTACGGAAGTCCATATATACGCTGGTCTTCACCTTGAAGAATATTGAG AGCATTAGCTCCGATATTATGGGATTCACTGGCGATGAAGCTACTAGGCGCAACTTGAAAGTGCTTATCAAAACACTAAGCAGGTTATTGTAA